Proteins from a genomic interval of Salinarchaeum sp. Harcht-Bsk1:
- a CDS encoding 2,5-diamino-6-(ribosylamino)-4(3H)-pyrimidinone 5'-phosphate reductase, which produces MHVRVNAAVSADGKLSNRHREQVPISGPADFERVDRIRAEFDAVLVGVGTVLADDPSLTVDDPDLRAEREGHGEPVNPARVVADSRARTPTDARILDDEATTYVLVSEAAPADRRRGLEAAGAELVVADASGAGDDADAGDQRVDLPAAFEQLESVHGVDSLMIEGGGELLYSCFEAGLVDELTLYVGSTIIGGRDAPTLVDGEGFVAEFVDLELRDVERVDDGVLVTWAVSSPAE; this is translated from the coding sequence GTGCACGTCCGCGTCAACGCCGCCGTCAGCGCCGACGGCAAGCTCTCGAATCGGCACCGGGAGCAGGTGCCGATCAGCGGCCCCGCGGACTTCGAGCGCGTCGATCGGATCCGCGCCGAGTTCGACGCCGTGCTGGTCGGCGTCGGAACGGTGCTCGCGGACGACCCAAGCCTCACCGTCGACGACCCCGATCTCCGGGCCGAACGGGAGGGCCACGGCGAGCCAGTGAATCCCGCTCGCGTCGTCGCGGACTCCCGCGCCCGGACGCCGACGGACGCCCGGATTCTCGACGACGAAGCGACGACCTACGTCCTCGTGAGTGAGGCTGCGCCCGCCGACCGCCGCCGCGGCCTCGAAGCCGCGGGCGCGGAGCTGGTCGTCGCCGACGCCAGCGGGGCCGGCGACGACGCCGATGCGGGCGACCAGCGCGTCGACCTCCCCGCCGCCTTCGAGCAGCTCGAATCGGTCCACGGCGTCGACTCGCTCATGATCGAAGGCGGCGGTGAGCTGCTCTATTCCTGTTTCGAGGCCGGGCTCGTCGACGAACTCACCCTCTACGTCGGCTCGACGATCATCGGCGGCCGCGATGCGCCGACGCTCGTCGACGGCGAGGGGTTCGTGGCGGAGTTCGTGGACCTGGAACTGCGGGACGTCGAGCGGGTCGACGACGGCGTGCTGGTGACGTGGGCTGTCAGTTCGCCGGCCGAGTGA
- a CDS encoding DMT family transporter: MSRVRTLLLFALVTLIFGTAFPAVKAGLAYFPPLLFASIRNYVAGLLLLAYVGATATYRVPVSRADWTAVIAGGAFLIGGVGFGFVGQQYITSGVAAVIFSLSPIVIAVLAWVLLPAERLTGRDYVGVVLGFLGVAIVVRPDPAALLDPELVGKLLVFTGVVVIALGTVLVRRSEPALPVPALTGWAMLLGATLQFCAALAVGESIAAIDVTPAALLTIGYLGLFVGAIGFVSYLTLMGTVGALNANLTTYLTPVVALVVGWAALGEDVAVLTLLGFGVIAAGFAVLQRRELYAELASYRGLYR; the protein is encoded by the coding sequence GTGTCTCGCGTCCGAACGCTGCTCCTGTTCGCGCTCGTGACCCTGATCTTCGGCACTGCGTTCCCGGCCGTCAAGGCTGGTCTCGCCTACTTCCCGCCACTGCTGTTCGCGTCGATCCGGAACTACGTCGCCGGTCTCCTGCTCCTCGCCTACGTCGGCGCGACCGCGACCTATCGCGTCCCCGTCTCTCGGGCGGACTGGACGGCCGTGATCGCGGGCGGCGCGTTCCTGATCGGCGGCGTCGGCTTCGGCTTCGTCGGCCAGCAGTACATCACGAGCGGCGTCGCCGCCGTCATCTTCAGCCTCTCGCCGATCGTGATCGCGGTGCTCGCCTGGGTGCTCCTGCCCGCAGAGCGACTGACGGGCCGCGACTACGTCGGCGTCGTCCTCGGCTTCCTCGGCGTGGCGATCGTCGTCCGCCCGGATCCGGCGGCGCTCCTGGATCCGGAACTGGTCGGGAAGCTCCTGGTGTTCACCGGAGTCGTCGTGATCGCCCTCGGCACGGTGCTCGTCAGGCGGAGCGAGCCAGCGCTCCCGGTCCCGGCGCTGACCGGCTGGGCGATGCTCCTCGGGGCGACGCTCCAGTTCTGCGCCGCCCTCGCCGTGGGCGAGTCGATCGCTGCGATCGACGTCACGCCCGCTGCCTTGCTCACGATCGGGTATCTGGGCCTGTTCGTCGGTGCGATCGGGTTCGTCTCGTACCTCACCCTGATGGGCACGGTCGGGGCGCTGAATGCGAACCTCACGACCTACCTCACGCCGGTCGTGGCGCTGGTCGTCGGCTGGGCGGCGCTGGGCGAGGACGTGGCGGTGCTGACGCTCCTGGGCTTCGGCGTCATCGCCGCGGGGTTCGCCGTCCTCCAGCGTCGCGAACTCTACGCCGAACTCGCGAGCTACCGCGGATTGTATCGGTGA
- a CDS encoding DUF5800 family protein has product MTSLAFDEQGVDVVYQGTEFRLEKELIEEATQKNYWEVTDHEVLKLVEKGPDLGGEPRRVGDILQAH; this is encoded by the coding sequence ATGACGTCGCTTGCTTTCGACGAGCAGGGCGTTGACGTTGTCTACCAGGGCACCGAGTTCCGCCTCGAGAAGGAACTCATCGAGGAGGCCACACAGAAGAACTACTGGGAGGTCACGGACCACGAGGTCCTCAAACTCGTCGAGAAGGGCCCCGACCTCGGCGGCGAACCCCGTCGCGTCGGCGACATTCTGCAAGCTCACTGA
- a CDS encoding deoxycytidine triphosphate deaminase has product MSITDHVEDIVHEETQVHRGEAAIDLTATEIYEIAEPGRVDFGGGELEPADLQPHDRVWRNEADDYQWWHLDAGQYLLEFNETVVADDRLVLQPRDAILERGASHPTLHVESVERIPLAVGGAGLRLKENARVSTLLAP; this is encoded by the coding sequence ATGTCCATCACCGACCACGTCGAGGACATCGTCCACGAGGAGACGCAGGTCCACCGGGGCGAGGCAGCGATCGACCTCACCGCGACGGAGATCTACGAGATCGCCGAACCGGGACGGGTGGACTTCGGCGGCGGCGAACTCGAACCCGCCGACCTCCAGCCGCACGACCGCGTCTGGCGCAACGAGGCGGACGACTACCAGTGGTGGCACCTCGACGCGGGCCAGTACCTGCTCGAGTTCAACGAGACCGTCGTTGCCGACGATCGACTCGTGCTCCAGCCCCGCGACGCGATCCTGGAGCGGGGTGCGAGCCACCCGACGCTCCACGTCGAGTCCGTGGAGCGGATTCCCCTCGCCGTCGGCGGCGCGGGGCTGCGGCTCAAGGAGAACGCGCGGGTCTCGACGTTGCTCGCTCCCTGA
- a CDS encoding amphi-Trp domain-containing protein: MEEKVFVSSGRMAREEIAEYLRAVAESLDRGASITLTEGDESVTLEVPAEPTFEVQVEHEGPEGAMTERSIEFELEWDEAEEGEAAAGGDLSIE; this comes from the coding sequence ATGGAAGAGAAAGTCTTCGTCTCGTCAGGACGGATGGCCCGCGAGGAGATCGCCGAGTACCTGCGCGCCGTCGCCGAGTCGCTCGATCGGGGCGCGTCGATCACGCTCACGGAGGGCGACGAATCGGTGACGCTGGAGGTCCCGGCCGAGCCGACGTTCGAGGTCCAGGTCGAGCACGAGGGACCGGAGGGCGCGATGACCGAGCGCTCGATCGAGTTCGAACTGGAGTGGGACGAGGCCGAGGAAGGCGAGGCGGCGGCCGGTGGCGATCTGTCGATCGAGTAG
- a CDS encoding N-acyl homoserine lactonase family protein, giving the protein MVDATIRGIHRGTIHSDVNFHLEAETVATVEEPSPGAERIATPVYNLVIEHPEATILWDTGSHPEAGDGHWPEATYQAFEHRDAAEHELAEDLADAGYALEDVDAVVCSHLHVDHAGGLHTFAGTDTPIYVHEQELQFAYYSACTPGGDGGGYVRADFDHDLHWRIVHRDRTSFFEDVEFVRLPGHSPGLLGMLVHLDDHGSLLFGSDVAELEANYEQERPLGAGLLRDRQAWQESIGLLQDIERRHDADVIYGHDPDQHERVLDGWH; this is encoded by the coding sequence ATGGTCGACGCGACGATCCGGGGCATCCACCGCGGGACGATCCATAGCGACGTGAACTTCCACCTCGAGGCCGAGACGGTCGCGACCGTCGAGGAGCCGTCTCCCGGCGCCGAGCGCATCGCGACGCCGGTCTACAACCTCGTGATCGAGCACCCGGAGGCCACGATCCTCTGGGACACCGGCTCCCATCCCGAGGCTGGCGACGGCCACTGGCCCGAGGCGACCTACCAGGCGTTCGAGCACCGTGACGCCGCGGAACACGAACTCGCCGAGGACCTCGCCGACGCCGGCTACGCCCTCGAGGACGTCGACGCCGTGGTCTGTTCGCACCTCCACGTCGACCACGCCGGCGGCCTCCACACCTTCGCCGGCACGGACACCCCCATCTACGTCCACGAGCAGGAGCTCCAGTTCGCGTACTACAGCGCCTGCACGCCCGGCGGCGACGGTGGCGGCTACGTTCGCGCGGACTTCGACCACGATCTGCACTGGCGGATCGTCCACCGCGACCGGACGAGTTTCTTCGAGGACGTCGAGTTCGTCCGGCTGCCCGGCCACTCGCCGGGCCTCCTGGGCATGCTCGTCCACCTCGACGACCACGGGTCGCTCCTCTTCGGGAGCGACGTCGCCGAACTCGAAGCGAACTACGAGCAGGAGCGGCCGCTCGGCGCCGGGCTCCTCCGCGATCGGCAGGCCTGGCAGGAGAGCATCGGGCTTCTGCAGGACATCGAACGCCGCCACGACGCCGACGTGATCTACGGCCACGATCCCGACCAGCACGAGCGGGTGCTGGACGGCTGGCACTGA
- the serA gene encoding phosphoglycerate dehydrogenase, whose product MKVLVTDPIADEGIAKLREAGHEVETAYDVEGDALLEAIADANALIVRSGTDVDEAVFDAAEELIIVGRAGIGVDNIDIDAATDHGVIVANAPDPNVRATAEHTVGMIFAAARSIPQAHSRLQDGEWAKSEYLGTELNGKTLGVVGLGRVGQQVAKKLDSLGMDVVAFDPYISAERAEQIGAELYEDLQDALAETDVATVHTPLTPDTEGLLGEEEFAQLEDGYVINCARGGILDEDALAAAVGDGVMAGAALDVYESEPLAEDSPLLDVDEIVTTPHLGASTAAAQTGVATLTADQVLAAFEGEPVLNALNAPSVDESAFPRIEPYIDLADTAGKIAAQLFDGRVESVEVRYEGDIAEEDVDLVTASALKGVFEPLEWQVNAVNAPQVAEDRGVDVTESKSHQTEDFQSVVRVTVANNGDEISVDGTLFAGDDPRIVRIDGYRVDAIPYGTMLVARNRDEPGVIGLIGTTLGQHDVNIAGMFNARETIGGEALTVYNLDDPVPDEVAEELHADDRITDVREITLDGRD is encoded by the coding sequence ATGAAGGTACTCGTCACGGACCCGATCGCGGACGAGGGTATCGCAAAGCTCCGCGAGGCGGGCCACGAGGTCGAGACGGCCTACGACGTGGAGGGCGACGCCCTCCTCGAGGCAATCGCGGACGCCAACGCGCTGATCGTCCGCTCGGGCACCGACGTCGACGAGGCGGTGTTCGACGCCGCCGAGGAACTGATCATCGTCGGCCGCGCGGGCATCGGCGTCGACAACATCGACATCGACGCGGCGACGGACCACGGCGTCATCGTCGCGAACGCGCCGGATCCGAACGTCCGCGCGACCGCAGAGCACACGGTCGGCATGATCTTCGCCGCCGCGCGGTCGATCCCGCAGGCCCACAGCCGCCTCCAGGACGGTGAGTGGGCGAAGAGCGAGTACCTCGGCACCGAGCTCAACGGCAAGACGCTCGGCGTCGTCGGCCTCGGCCGCGTCGGCCAGCAGGTCGCGAAGAAGCTCGACTCGCTCGGGATGGACGTCGTCGCGTTCGACCCCTACATCTCCGCGGAGCGCGCCGAGCAGATCGGCGCGGAGCTCTACGAGGACCTCCAGGATGCGCTCGCCGAGACCGACGTCGCGACGGTCCACACGCCGCTGACGCCCGACACCGAGGGCCTGCTCGGCGAGGAGGAGTTCGCACAGCTCGAGGACGGCTACGTGATCAACTGCGCCCGCGGCGGCATCCTCGACGAGGACGCGCTCGCGGCGGCCGTCGGCGACGGCGTCATGGCGGGCGCCGCACTCGACGTCTACGAGTCCGAGCCGCTCGCCGAGGACTCCCCGCTGCTCGACGTCGACGAGATCGTCACGACGCCCCACCTCGGCGCGAGCACCGCGGCGGCCCAGACCGGCGTCGCGACACTCACCGCCGACCAGGTCCTCGCCGCCTTCGAGGGCGAGCCAGTCCTCAACGCCCTGAACGCGCCCTCCGTCGACGAGAGCGCGTTCCCGCGCATCGAGCCGTACATCGACCTCGCGGACACCGCCGGCAAGATCGCCGCCCAGCTGTTCGACGGCCGCGTCGAGTCCGTCGAAGTCCGCTACGAGGGCGACATCGCCGAGGAGGACGTGGACCTCGTCACGGCCTCGGCGCTCAAGGGCGTCTTCGAGCCCCTGGAGTGGCAGGTCAACGCCGTCAATGCGCCGCAGGTCGCGGAGGATCGTGGCGTCGACGTGACCGAGTCCAAGTCCCACCAGACCGAGGACTTCCAGAGCGTCGTCCGCGTCACCGTCGCCAACAACGGCGACGAGATCAGCGTCGACGGCACGCTCTTCGCCGGCGACGACCCGCGGATCGTCCGCATCGACGGTTACCGCGTCGACGCTATTCCATACGGCACGATGCTCGTTGCCCGGAACCGCGACGAACCCGGCGTCATCGGCCTGATCGGCACGACGCTCGGCCAGCACGACGTCAACATCGCCGGGATGTTCAACGCTCGCGAGACGATCGGCGGCGAGGCGCTGACGGTCTACAACCTCGACGACCCGGTGCCGGACGAGGTCGCCGAAGAACTGCACGCCGACGACCGGATCACGGACGTGCGCGAGATCACGCTCGACGGCCGGGACTGA
- the thrC gene encoding threonine synthase — protein MSLSLTEPASATPDVADDGVWLACIECGETLAPFDDVVYTCPDCDGLLEARYAEPPTFDDFSGSGVWRYEDALPVPKHVSIEEGNTPLYTVPRLEESVGVDSLQIKHEGMNGTGSFKDRGMTVGVGAAKELGVGRLACASTGNTSAALAAYGARGGMETLVLLPAGKVAAGKVAQASLHGARILEVDGNFDVCLDIVQDLAERGEAYLLNSLNPFRLEGQKTIGLEILETHHERLGEYPDRIVLPVGNAGNTAALYKCFRELVQAGELDPEQVPKLTGVQASGAAPMVEAIENGWDHVERWDEVETIATAIRIGNPVNAPKALPGIRETGGTAVAVDDEAITAAQRDLAEEGVGVEPASAASLAGLRELRDRGVVGDDEQVVCLTTGHLLKDPDAAAAAGADPEPVPGNTEGVLEHLGE, from the coding sequence ATGAGCCTGTCTCTCACGGAGCCCGCGTCCGCGACGCCCGACGTCGCCGACGACGGCGTCTGGCTGGCCTGCATCGAGTGCGGCGAGACCCTCGCGCCGTTCGACGACGTGGTGTACACCTGCCCCGACTGCGACGGCCTGCTGGAAGCGCGCTACGCCGAGCCGCCGACCTTCGACGACTTCTCGGGCAGCGGCGTCTGGCGCTACGAGGACGCCCTGCCGGTCCCCAAGCACGTCTCCATCGAGGAGGGGAACACGCCGCTGTACACCGTCCCGCGCCTGGAGGAGTCGGTCGGCGTCGACTCGCTCCAGATCAAGCACGAGGGGATGAACGGCACCGGATCGTTCAAGGACCGGGGGATGACCGTCGGCGTCGGCGCCGCGAAGGAGCTCGGCGTGGGCCGCCTCGCCTGCGCGTCGACGGGGAACACCTCCGCCGCGCTGGCAGCCTACGGCGCCCGCGGCGGGATGGAGACGCTCGTCCTCCTCCCGGCGGGGAAGGTCGCCGCCGGGAAGGTCGCGCAGGCGAGCCTCCACGGCGCCCGGATTCTCGAGGTCGACGGCAACTTCGACGTCTGTCTCGACATCGTCCAGGACCTCGCCGAGCGCGGGGAGGCCTACCTCCTCAACTCGCTCAACCCGTTCCGCCTGGAGGGCCAGAAGACGATCGGCCTCGAGATCCTCGAAACCCACCACGAGCGTCTCGGCGAGTACCCCGACCGGATCGTCCTCCCCGTCGGCAACGCCGGCAACACCGCGGCGCTGTACAAGTGTTTCCGCGAACTCGTCCAGGCCGGCGAGCTCGACCCCGAGCAAGTGCCGAAGCTCACCGGCGTCCAGGCCAGCGGCGCTGCGCCGATGGTCGAAGCCATCGAGAACGGCTGGGACCACGTCGAGCGCTGGGACGAGGTCGAGACGATCGCCACCGCGATCCGGATCGGCAACCCCGTCAACGCGCCGAAGGCGCTGCCGGGGATCCGCGAGACCGGCGGCACCGCGGTCGCCGTCGACGACGAGGCGATCACCGCCGCGCAGCGCGACCTCGCCGAGGAGGGCGTCGGCGTCGAGCCCGCCTCTGCGGCGTCGCTGGCCGGCCTCCGGGAACTTCGCGACCGTGGCGTCGTGGGCGACGACGAGCAGGTCGTTTGCCTCACGACCGGCCACCTGCTGAAGGACCCCGACGCGGCCGCGGCGGCCGGCGCGGATCCGGAGCCTGTACCCGGGAACACGGAAGGCGTCCTGGAGCACCTGGGCGAGTAG
- a CDS encoding helix-turn-helix domain-containing protein, translated as MSEPDHDMRSLMEAADPSFDAVMTCVFGIQQHETRTYLTLLDHPGTTAEELADVLDRDRSNVNRSLTALLDKGLVKRDRRLLDPGGYVYQYTAVPLPDAKAMLHDALDAWTETVHGVIDEFEAESE; from the coding sequence ATGAGCGAGCCCGATCACGACATGCGTTCGCTGATGGAGGCCGCGGATCCGTCGTTCGACGCGGTGATGACCTGCGTGTTCGGGATCCAGCAACACGAGACGCGGACGTATCTCACCCTGCTCGACCACCCCGGTACGACCGCCGAGGAACTCGCGGACGTCCTCGACCGCGACCGCTCGAACGTCAACCGGTCGCTGACCGCGCTGCTCGACAAGGGGCTCGTGAAACGGGACCGCCGGCTGCTCGACCCCGGCGGCTACGTCTACCAGTACACCGCAGTGCCGCTGCCAGACGCCAAGGCGATGCTCCACGACGCGCTCGACGCCTGGACGGAGACCGTTCACGGCGTCATCGACGAGTTCGAGGCCGAATCGGAGTGA
- a CDS encoding phosphatase PAP2 family protein, producing the protein MPVVPWEVIGYTLGPTIAVVVVFAVLTGWHRHAKTAMAGDLRGRAIELSPYAGVLVLVLLLNAFVRPRVDEFSSAFAIAFTDNIQGFEGNFVALLQDAIPEPMFLYFSAVYVVGYGALLLYPPIAYVVIDDLLKPAMLFVAYAVNYFTGALLYVVFAVYGPRNLQVGRVEAPLFEEFPDIMYLTSAINTNSNAFPSLHTSMAVTVLIFAWFTREEYPIWTVIASILAPSVVLATMALGIHWFTDVIAGVALAVFSVGAAQWIVPRVRGEVDDDRRPLDPVRL; encoded by the coding sequence ATGCCGGTCGTTCCGTGGGAGGTCATCGGGTACACCCTCGGGCCGACCATCGCCGTCGTCGTCGTTTTCGCGGTCCTGACCGGGTGGCACCGGCACGCGAAGACTGCGATGGCGGGGGACCTCCGGGGCCGCGCCATCGAGTTGTCGCCCTACGCGGGTGTCCTCGTGCTGGTCCTGCTGTTAAACGCGTTCGTTCGACCGCGCGTCGACGAGTTCTCCTCGGCGTTCGCGATCGCCTTCACCGACAACATCCAGGGGTTCGAGGGCAACTTCGTCGCACTCCTGCAGGACGCGATTCCCGAACCGATGTTCCTGTACTTCTCGGCGGTGTACGTCGTCGGCTACGGCGCCCTGTTACTGTACCCGCCGATCGCCTACGTGGTGATCGACGACCTGCTCAAGCCCGCGATGTTGTTCGTGGCCTACGCGGTGAACTACTTCACCGGCGCCCTGCTGTACGTCGTCTTCGCCGTGTATGGGCCGCGAAACCTCCAGGTCGGCCGCGTCGAGGCGCCGCTGTTCGAGGAGTTCCCCGACATCATGTACCTCACGAGCGCGATCAACACGAACTCGAACGCGTTCCCGTCGCTGCACACCTCGATGGCGGTGACGGTGCTCATCTTCGCGTGGTTCACCCGCGAGGAGTACCCGATCTGGACGGTGATCGCCTCGATCCTGGCGCCGAGCGTCGTGCTCGCGACGATGGCGCTCGGGATTCACTGGTTCACCGACGTCATCGCCGGCGTCGCACTCGCGGTGTTCAGCGTCGGCGCGGCGCAGTGGATCGTCCCGCGAGTCCGCGGCGAGGTCGACGACGATCGCCGGCCGCTCGATCCGGTGCGGCTCTGA
- a CDS encoding DUF4260 domain-containing protein → MDTRLYLRFEAVGIAVATIAAYQQFGGGLLLFVLLLFAPDVAAVGYLLGDDIGAVTYNLAHVYVWPLGLVGVGLWSGSGLAVSGGLIWTFHVAMDRSIGYGLKAGSFRETHLGRIGRSG, encoded by the coding sequence ATGGACACGAGGCTGTACCTGCGGTTCGAGGCGGTCGGGATCGCGGTCGCGACGATCGCCGCATACCAGCAGTTCGGCGGCGGACTCCTGCTGTTCGTGCTCCTCCTGTTCGCCCCCGACGTCGCCGCGGTCGGCTACTTGCTCGGCGACGACATCGGCGCGGTCACCTACAACCTCGCGCACGTCTACGTCTGGCCACTCGGACTCGTGGGGGTGGGGCTCTGGAGCGGTTCGGGGCTGGCCGTCAGCGGCGGGCTGATCTGGACGTTCCACGTCGCGATGGACCGCTCGATCGGCTACGGGCTCAAAGCCGGGAGCTTCCGGGAGACCCACCTCGGGCGAATTGGACGGTCGGGCTGA
- a CDS encoding hemolysin family protein, translating to MHWLSALTTSVSVLQSADLSTSTVTIAGAVSIVVLLGLSAFFSSSEIAMFSLPAHKIDNLVEEGVAGAATLKALKDDPHRLLITILVGNNIVNIAMSSIATGLLAYYVTQGQSVVIATVGITMLVLMFGEAAPKSYAVENTESWALRIARPLKLSEYFLLPMVVVVDYLTRILNRVTGGRSAIESTYVTRSEIKDMIETGERAGVLEEDEHEMLQRIFRFNNTIAKEVMTPRLDMTAVSVDASVDEALTTCVQSGHARVPVYEGSLDNVIGVVHIRDLVRDTQYGENDVDVRDLINPTLHVPESKNADELLSEMRDERVHMVVVIDEFGTTEGLITMEDMVEEIVGEILEGEEDEPIERVDDDTVVVRGEVNIEDVNEAFDVEIPEGEEFETIAGFIFNRAGRLVEAGEEISYENIDIRVERVENTRILEARLHKHEELEASDDEASEEAAEN from the coding sequence ATGCACTGGCTGTCCGCCCTGACGACGTCCGTGTCGGTCCTGCAGTCGGCAGACCTCTCTACGTCCACCGTCACGATCGCAGGCGCGGTCTCGATCGTCGTCTTGCTGGGACTCTCCGCTTTCTTCTCGTCCTCGGAGATCGCGATGTTCTCGCTGCCGGCGCACAAGATCGACAACCTCGTCGAGGAGGGCGTCGCCGGCGCGGCGACGCTGAAGGCGCTGAAGGACGATCCCCACCGCCTGCTCATCACCATCCTCGTCGGGAACAACATCGTCAACATCGCGATGTCCTCGATCGCGACGGGGCTGCTCGCCTACTACGTCACGCAGGGGCAGTCCGTCGTGATCGCGACCGTCGGGATCACGATGCTCGTCCTCATGTTCGGCGAGGCGGCGCCGAAGTCCTACGCCGTCGAGAACACCGAGTCCTGGGCGCTCCGGATCGCCCGCCCGCTGAAGCTCTCGGAGTACTTCCTGCTGCCGATGGTCGTCGTCGTCGACTACCTCACACGGATCCTCAACAGGGTGACCGGGGGTCGCTCCGCCATCGAGAGCACGTACGTCACCCGCTCGGAGATCAAGGACATGATCGAGACCGGCGAGCGCGCCGGCGTCCTCGAGGAGGACGAACACGAGATGCTCCAGCGGATCTTCCGGTTCAACAACACCATCGCGAAGGAGGTCATGACGCCGCGCCTCGATATGACCGCCGTCTCGGTCGACGCCAGCGTCGACGAGGCGCTCACCACCTGCGTCCAGAGCGGCCACGCCCGGGTCCCCGTCTACGAGGGCAGCCTCGACAACGTGATCGGCGTCGTGCACATCCGGGACCTCGTCCGGGACACGCAGTACGGCGAGAACGACGTCGACGTCCGCGACCTCATCAACCCGACGCTGCACGTCCCCGAGTCCAAGAACGCCGACGAACTGCTCTCCGAGATGCGCGACGAGCGCGTCCACATGGTCGTCGTGATCGACGAGTTCGGCACCACGGAGGGGCTGATCACGATGGAGGACATGGTCGAGGAGATCGTCGGGGAGATCCTGGAGGGCGAGGAGGACGAACCGATCGAGCGCGTCGACGACGACACCGTCGTCGTGCGCGGCGAGGTCAACATCGAGGACGTCAACGAGGCGTTCGACGTGGAGATTCCCGAAGGGGAGGAGTTCGAGACGATCGCCGGTTTCATCTTCAACCGGGCGGGCCGACTCGTCGAGGCCGGCGAGGAGATCAGCTACGAGAACATCGACATCCGCGTCGAGCGCGTCGAGAACACCCGCATCCTCGAGGCCCGCCTCCACAAACACGAGGAGCTGGAGGCGAGCGACGACGAGGCGTCCGAGGAAGCGGCCGAGAACTGA
- a CDS encoding inorganic phosphate transporter, whose amino-acid sequence MVGIATVATVLVAGLASLFMAWAIGAGSSGSTPFAPAVGANAISVMRAGFVVGLLGLGGAVIQGANVSEAVGRELIVGDPLSAQAAALALTIAAALVAVGIFAGYPIATAFTVTGAVVGVGLAMGGDPAWPKYVEIATLWVLVPFVGGGIAYVTARFLRSEATSERLTLPVLAAVVGALIANVDVALLGENGASIAASAGVALADAAAVPSIAGHLLATAAFALAFAGTLYRELVIDPAQGQRRFLLALGGLVAFSAGGSQVGLAIGPLLPLLDPYDVNLFAVLAGGGLGLLVGSWTGAPRMIKAIAQDYSSLGPRRSIAALIPSFAIAQAAVLFGIPVSFNEIIVSSIVGAGYASGEGVSAEKVGYTVLAWVASLAIALGSGFGIYAALAALFGA is encoded by the coding sequence ATGGTCGGCATCGCGACGGTCGCGACGGTGCTCGTCGCGGGACTGGCCAGCCTGTTCATGGCGTGGGCAATCGGCGCGGGGTCCTCGGGTTCGACGCCCTTCGCGCCCGCCGTCGGCGCGAACGCCATCTCGGTCATGCGCGCCGGCTTCGTCGTCGGCCTGCTGGGCTTGGGCGGCGCGGTGATCCAGGGCGCCAACGTCTCGGAGGCCGTCGGCCGGGAACTGATCGTCGGCGATCCGCTCTCCGCGCAGGCCGCCGCGCTCGCGCTGACGATCGCCGCTGCGCTCGTCGCGGTGGGGATCTTCGCCGGCTACCCGATCGCGACGGCGTTCACCGTCACCGGTGCCGTCGTCGGCGTGGGGCTGGCGATGGGCGGCGATCCCGCGTGGCCGAAGTACGTCGAGATCGCCACGCTGTGGGTGCTCGTGCCGTTCGTCGGCGGCGGCATCGCGTACGTCACCGCCCGGTTCCTGCGAAGCGAGGCCACGTCGGAACGGCTCACACTGCCGGTGCTCGCAGCCGTCGTCGGCGCACTGATCGCCAACGTCGACGTCGCGTTGCTGGGCGAAAACGGCGCCTCGATCGCGGCATCGGCGGGCGTCGCGCTCGCCGACGCTGCCGCCGTCCCCTCGATTGCGGGCCACCTCCTCGCGACTGCCGCCTTCGCGCTGGCGTTCGCCGGCACGCTCTACCGAGAGCTCGTGATCGATCCGGCACAGGGCCAGCGCCGGTTTCTCCTCGCGCTCGGCGGTCTCGTGGCCTTCTCCGCGGGCGGGAGTCAGGTCGGACTCGCGATCGGCCCGCTGTTGCCGCTGCTCGATCCCTACGACGTCAACCTCTTCGCCGTGCTGGCGGGCGGCGGCCTCGGGCTCCTCGTCGGCTCCTGGACCGGCGCCCCGCGGATGATCAAGGCGATCGCCCAGGACTACTCCTCGCTCGGTCCGCGGCGCTCGATCGCGGCGCTCATCCCTTCCTTCGCGATCGCGCAGGCGGCCGTCCTCTTCGGGATTCCCGTCTCCTTCAACGAGATCATCGTTTCCTCGATCGTCGGCGCGGGGTACGCGAGCGGCGAGGGCGTCTCCGCCGAGAAGGTCGGCTACACCGTCCTCGCGTGGGTCGCGTCGCTCGCGATCGCGCTGGGCTCCGGGTTCGGCATCTACGCGGCGCTGGCGGCGCTGTTCGGTGCGTGA